From a single Pseudomonas sp. A34-9 genomic region:
- a CDS encoding DUF6124 family protein, whose product MIKPTPNPPETDPTSPYESLDSKKLHEAADRALDHYLCPPGSTPPPRKTRRMYAVTADFKNEELLAEAFETLASARTIAHDFAHLIPASQRRTLMGIAQLIMLGELAVNRVMDNLQLPD is encoded by the coding sequence ATGATCAAACCAACGCCAAACCCACCCGAAACCGACCCCACCTCCCCCTACGAATCCCTCGATTCAAAAAAACTCCACGAAGCCGCCGACCGCGCTCTCGACCACTACCTCTGCCCACCCGGCTCGACGCCACCGCCCCGTAAAACCCGCAGGATGTACGCCGTAACTGCAGACTTCAAAAACGAGGAGCTGCTGGCCGAGGCCTTCGAGACCCTCGCGTCGGCAAGAACCATCGCCCATGACTTCGCCCATCTCATACCCGCGTCGCAGCGCCGGACGCTGATGGGCATTGCGCAACTGATCATGCTCGGGGAGCTGGCGGTGAACCGGGTGATGGATAATTTGCAGTTGCCGGACTGA